In one window of Candidatus Binatia bacterium DNA:
- a CDS encoding TetR/AcrR family transcriptional regulator, whose product MNVPVGRNPDMSGAPGRAADGSPTAELGKRERNARRNRAAILDAARAVFAEIGYGAATVRDIVRRTDLAAGTFYNYFPDKESVLREIFADFTRRLRAHVHETRMGARNLEDLLRSSFLSCFRLYAEEADLVATITRNAAELQLRTSAPLLEPAIAELIEDLRAKEREGIVPHLDNERIARVAVAMAVELGLDMLSREPVDIHGTAEFATLFMLGGIERIKAGSRSAPA is encoded by the coding sequence ATGAACGTACCCGTCGGGCGAAATCCGGACATGTCCGGCGCGCCGGGCCGGGCGGCGGACGGATCGCCGACCGCCGAGCTCGGCAAGCGCGAGCGGAACGCGCGGCGCAATCGAGCCGCGATTCTGGACGCCGCCCGCGCGGTCTTCGCGGAGATCGGCTACGGCGCGGCCACCGTGCGCGACATCGTGCGGCGCACCGATCTGGCGGCGGGGACCTTTTACAACTACTTCCCCGACAAGGAGTCGGTGCTGCGCGAGATCTTCGCGGACTTCACGCGGCGGCTGCGGGCGCACGTGCACGAGACCCGCATGGGCGCGCGCAATCTCGAAGACCTCCTGCGCTCGTCGTTCCTCAGTTGCTTCCGCCTTTACGCGGAAGAGGCCGATCTGGTGGCGACGATTACCCGCAACGCGGCGGAGCTGCAGTTACGCACGTCGGCGCCGCTGCTCGAACCGGCCATTGCGGAACTGATCGAAGATCTGCGTGCCAAGGAGCGCGAGGGCATCGTTCCGCACCTCGACAACGAGCGCATCGCCCGGGTGGCCGTTGCCATGGCGGTCGAGCTCGGCCTGGACATGCTCTCGCGGGAGCCGGTAGACATCCACGGCACGGCGGAGTTTGCGACGCTGTTCATGCTCGGCGGCATCGAGCGGATAAAGGCCGGTTCCCGGTCGGCGCCGGCGTGA
- a CDS encoding 2-phospho-L-lactate transferase CofD family protein has protein sequence MRITILCGGLGGARLALALRAAGRDGEATFVTNVGDDWEVNGLLVCPDTDAVLYALAGIFDEERGWGIRGDRFDEPPLGGLTWFHVGARDRVQHRRRTELLRAGASLTQVTATLAGELGVRACVLPATDAPVRTRIRTPAGVLAWQEWLVREEARPPVEAVTFAGIEVAQPTDAVLRAIHEADLAVLAASSPVASLAPILGLAGVTEAIRARRLPTVAISPVVRRLPAVAARDRRRAAARAALLASRGMAHDPVGIAALYADLADAYVLDDADAADAAAVRDLGLRVVVAPTLDPSAGPRLLAALARELT, from the coding sequence ATGCGGATTACCATCCTGTGCGGCGGTCTCGGGGGTGCGCGGCTCGCGCTGGCGTTGCGGGCGGCCGGCCGCGACGGCGAGGCGACGTTCGTCACCAACGTCGGCGACGATTGGGAGGTCAACGGGCTGCTGGTGTGTCCGGATACCGACGCGGTGCTGTATGCGCTGGCGGGGATCTTCGACGAGGAGCGCGGTTGGGGGATACGCGGCGATCGGTTCGATGAGCCGCCGCTCGGCGGGTTGACCTGGTTTCATGTCGGAGCACGCGATCGCGTTCAGCATCGGCGGCGGACGGAATTGTTGCGAGCCGGCGCATCGCTCACGCAGGTAACGGCGACCCTTGCGGGCGAGCTTGGCGTGCGGGCGTGCGTCCTGCCCGCGACCGACGCGCCCGTTCGCACGCGCATACGGACCCCGGCGGGGGTGCTCGCATGGCAGGAGTGGCTGGTGCGCGAGGAGGCGCGTCCGCCGGTCGAGGCAGTGACTTTCGCAGGTATCGAGGTGGCGCAGCCGACGGACGCCGTCCTGAGGGCGATCCACGAGGCCGATCTGGCGGTGTTGGCGGCCTCGAGTCCGGTGGCGTCGCTGGCACCGATTCTGGGGCTTGCTGGGGTTACGGAGGCGATCCGTGCCCGCCGTTTGCCGACGGTGGCGATCAGTCCTGTGGTGCGCCGGCTGCCGGCGGTGGCGGCGCGCGATCGGCGCCGCGCGGCGGCCCGGGCGGCGCTGCTGGCGTCGCGGGGGATGGCGCACGATCCGGTCGGCATCGCCGCCCTCTATGCCGATCTGGCCGACGCCTACGTGCTCGACGACGCCGACGCCGCGGACGCTGCCGCGGTAAGGGACCTCGGATTACGGGTGGTAGTTGCGCCGACCCTGGATCCATCCGCGGGCCCGCGTCTGTTGGCCGCCCTCGCCCGCGAATTGACGTAA